One Sediminicola sp. YIK13 DNA segment encodes these proteins:
- a CDS encoding polysaccharide biosynthesis/export family protein: MKNHSRFSIILLVLLVFIISSCASKKEVVYFQNASGFETLVNKNDFSPKFKVDDLVSIYISTLDNEASVPFNLFRGASEGGIRAEQVDYLVDQNGEIDFPVIGKLKIAGLSPEEVRVFLRSKLSDYLKDPIINIRLRNFTVTILGEVNRPGTYSVNGERITILEALGLASDLTIKGMRKNVMVIRDFDGTKVYTRIDLTKKEAMSSPVYYLTQNDVVYVEPNRSAVTASSLDNRASIAISIASVLITSTVFLLTRN; this comes from the coding sequence ATGAAAAACCATTCTAGATTTTCAATTATTTTATTAGTACTTCTTGTTTTTATAATTTCATCGTGTGCCTCCAAAAAGGAAGTGGTGTATTTCCAAAATGCCAGTGGTTTTGAAACTTTGGTCAACAAAAACGACTTTAGTCCAAAATTTAAAGTGGATGATTTGGTTAGTATTTATATATCAACATTGGATAATGAGGCCAGTGTTCCGTTTAATTTGTTTAGAGGAGCCTCGGAAGGTGGAATTAGGGCAGAGCAGGTTGATTATTTAGTGGATCAAAATGGGGAGATTGATTTTCCAGTAATCGGGAAACTAAAAATTGCTGGACTCTCCCCAGAGGAGGTGAGGGTTTTTTTAAGAAGTAAATTGTCTGATTATCTGAAAGATCCTATCATAAATATTCGTCTACGAAATTTCACAGTAACAATACTTGGGGAGGTAAATAGACCAGGTACTTATTCTGTTAATGGGGAGCGAATTACCATTTTAGAAGCATTGGGGTTGGCTTCTGATTTAACTATTAAAGGTATGCGAAAAAATGTGATGGTCATCCGTGATTTTGATGGCACAAAGGTATACACTAGAATAGACCTGACAAAAAAAGAGGCCATGAGCTCCCCAGTGTATTATTTGACACAAAATGATGTAGTCTACGTAGAACCCAACCGATCTGCAGTTACTGCATCTTCCTTGGATAATAGGGCCTCTATAGCAATCTCTATTGCTTCTGTATTGATAACTTCTACAGTTTTTTTACTTACAAGAAATTAA
- a CDS encoding GumC family protein, producing the protein MSLKSREFLNSSNDLKDYFITYTKHWKWFVLSVSFAIVLAFIFIRYSTPEYAVEGKIRILDSKSASPELAVFDDLGLLSGPKDEIFDEIEILNSRSNFIEVVKTLKLNVSYINLGNVKDSEIYKEKPINVNFIAADTIVNQSTFEFFLDIDSDISFGYAAKEIDPVKVYTFGKKISTEIGDLLITPNLAYINKYKGQRIKIKILPVFVVAEEYQQKIIITPSTDKSNIINISLNDAISKKALDIINTLIRIYNKNAIEDKKIIADKTSEFINDRIAEISLDLTGVDQSAEDFKTGKGIADIGAQTNVNLTVGAANRQELQNATVQLNIAASMKDFVDGQEGFEPLPSNVGLSDGSIAATTSKYNELVNERNRLLKSSNDKNPVIVNLDQQLTSLKQTMKSSLNSMTNNLSLQVNSLSSQQARINSSIYTAPQNERALRDITRQQQTTEQLYLYLLQKREESNISLAASAPKSQIIDKAYQVGRFPVSPKKPLIYLVSFIFSLLLPIGIIYANNLLDTKIHNKSGLEKLVLDIPVIGELPRLNKKHQKIVNVQDRSVLTESLRIVRTNLDYILNSSKDGVRNNIIYVTSSVSGEGKTFFASNLSMILANTNKKVLLIGGDIRNPKLYNFFISKDVDNMGKNKSSRNLGLTEYLFDNSLKTSDIINSMLVHSTTFDIIYSGKIPPNPTELLMSSRFEKLINEVKEIYDYVIVDTAPLMVVSDTLLISKFANHTIYVTRADLTENNVIEFPIKLNNEGKLKGLSFIVNDVNESNLGYAGKYGYGYGKNVKKWWKFS; encoded by the coding sequence ATGTCATTAAAATCTAGGGAATTTTTAAATTCATCAAATGATTTAAAAGATTATTTCATCACATATACCAAACATTGGAAGTGGTTTGTATTGTCAGTATCTTTTGCAATTGTATTAGCATTTATTTTTATTAGGTATTCCACACCGGAATATGCGGTTGAAGGTAAAATTAGGATATTGGATAGTAAAAGTGCTTCACCGGAATTAGCAGTTTTTGATGATTTAGGCTTGCTTTCTGGTCCAAAAGACGAAATATTTGATGAAATTGAAATACTCAATTCCCGATCTAATTTTATCGAGGTCGTAAAAACATTAAAACTTAATGTTTCTTATATAAATTTAGGAAACGTAAAGGATTCCGAAATTTATAAAGAAAAGCCGATCAATGTTAATTTTATCGCTGCAGATACTATAGTTAATCAATCAACTTTTGAATTTTTCTTGGATATTGATTCAGATATTTCATTTGGATATGCAGCTAAGGAAATTGATCCAGTGAAAGTTTATACATTTGGAAAAAAAATTTCTACGGAAATTGGAGACTTGTTGATAACTCCAAACTTGGCTTATATCAATAAATATAAAGGTCAAAGAATAAAAATTAAAATTTTACCAGTATTTGTTGTTGCGGAAGAATATCAACAAAAAATTATAATTACACCGTCTACAGATAAATCTAATATAATTAATATTTCGTTAAATGACGCTATATCGAAAAAGGCTCTGGATATTATTAATACATTAATTAGAATTTACAATAAGAATGCGATAGAAGATAAAAAAATAATTGCAGACAAAACATCTGAATTTATTAATGATAGAATTGCTGAAATATCTTTGGATCTAACTGGTGTTGATCAGTCCGCAGAAGATTTTAAAACTGGAAAGGGGATTGCGGATATTGGTGCACAAACTAATGTAAATTTAACAGTTGGTGCTGCTAATAGGCAAGAGCTACAAAATGCTACGGTACAATTGAATATTGCGGCTTCAATGAAAGATTTTGTGGATGGTCAAGAAGGTTTTGAACCATTACCATCAAATGTTGGACTTTCTGATGGTTCAATTGCCGCTACTACTTCTAAATACAATGAACTGGTTAATGAAAGGAATCGTCTATTAAAAAGTTCAAATGATAAAAACCCTGTTATTGTTAATTTAGATCAACAATTGACTAGTTTAAAACAAACTATGAAATCTAGTTTAAATAGCATGACAAACAATTTAAGCTTACAGGTAAACAGTTTAAGTAGTCAACAGGCGAGGATAAATTCCAGTATTTATACTGCTCCCCAAAATGAAAGGGCTTTAAGAGATATTACCAGGCAGCAGCAAACAACCGAACAACTTTATTTATACTTACTTCAGAAACGGGAAGAATCTAATATATCATTAGCAGCTTCTGCACCAAAATCACAAATAATAGATAAGGCCTATCAAGTTGGAAGATTTCCAGTATCTCCTAAAAAACCTCTAATTTATTTAGTTTCGTTTATATTTAGTTTGTTGTTACCTATTGGTATTATTTATGCTAATAATTTATTAGACACTAAAATCCATAATAAATCAGGATTGGAAAAATTAGTATTGGATATACCTGTAATTGGAGAACTACCAAGGTTGAACAAAAAACATCAAAAAATTGTAAATGTTCAGGATAGGTCTGTTTTAACGGAGTCATTAAGAATAGTTAGAACAAATTTAGATTATATACTAAACTCTTCTAAGGATGGAGTGAGAAATAATATAATTTATGTGACATCAAGTGTTTCAGGAGAAGGAAAAACATTTTTTGCATCTAACCTTTCCATGATTTTGGCCAATACTAATAAAAAAGTTCTTTTGATAGGGGGTGATATCAGAAATCCTAAATTATATAATTTTTTTATTAGCAAAGATGTTGATAATATGGGTAAAAATAAATCCTCAAGAAATTTAGGACTAACGGAATACTTATTTGATAATAGCTTGAAAACTTCGGACATAATAAATTCAATGTTGGTCCATTCCACTACTTTTGATATTATTTATTCTGGAAAAATTCCACCAAACCCAACAGAACTGCTTATGAGTAGTCGTTTTGAAAAGTTAATTAATGAAGTTAAAGAAATATATGACTATGTTATTGTTGATACGGCTCCTTTAATGGTGGTTTCGGATACACTATTAATTTCCAAGTTCGCCAATCATACTATTTATGTTACAAGAGCAGATCTTACAGAAAACAATGTAATTGAATTTCCTATTAAGTTAAATAATGAAGGAAAATTGAAAGGACTGTCTTTCATTGTCAATGATGTTAATGAATCTAATTTAGGGTATGCAGGTAAGTATGGTTATGGTTATGGGAAGAATGTTAAAAAATGGTGGAAATTTAGTTAA